tctgagagctgaagtccacacacctaaaagctgctgagattgagaaacactgcaccaAAATGCTTGAAATGCACAGTTTTACTAACATTGCACTACTTCCTGCATCCCACCCTGCTATGAGATTGCATGGCACCCTTTGGCACACATTACCTCCCTCCTGTTGGAAATATGATTGGCAGCATGCTCCAAATGACCATCACAAGCTCGGAGACCTAAGCGAGCCTCTTGAGCAGAGAAACCCAGAAGTAACAAGCTATTGATCTTTTCTGGGTCAATGACCAGCTCTTGGAACAAGCTATGtgcctgcaaaaaaagaaaaaggaaagaaataaagaaaagaaagagaaaagaaagagagaggggggggggagagagagagagagagaaacatacaaacaagcaagcaagcaaacaaaggaGAGTGAATTACAGAAGAAATTGGCTGCAGTTTAGTGTGCAATGGTGAAAACATCATGCATTATAGTATTAATCTACTCTAAATGCCACTGTATTCAAGGAGGCTTATTCCAAGGAAGGACATGTGCAGGTTTACAATTTTAAGGAAGGATTTTAAACCTTGGGAAGAACACAATAACTCACTCTTTGAAGACATTCAGCAGCTTCTTTCTCTCGGCCATTGTGATAATGGCTTATGCCTTCAAGAAGGTAGAGCCTCAAAAATAAAGCTTTCTCTCTCCCAGAGCTCCCCTgaggaaaaggaaatatttacAAATGGGGCAACATACAAGGGACATTTCACAAATCACAGTGCAACAAACCAAGTTTACCTATTAGAAATCACTGGTATTTGAGTGGGACTAAGAAAAAAGGATTAGAAGCTGAGTCCTAAATAACAAAGATCATCTACCAACCAGTTTGTTCTGATCTCGTGAAACTTTGCACAATTAAATGATTTTAACAGGCACACCATCAAACACTTCTGATATTTTGGCTTTAAACATTCAGACTTTTAATTAATTCCTTGAAGCTTTTGGAGTTCATTCAATGTAAATGAGGACGAACTTCAATTATTAGTAAATTTACGtattatgctgcccatctcactatccaaagtgacTCTGGACCAGCTTGCAACatgatacaacaacaacaacaacaacaacccagaaatataaaaacaatgaaattCTTTATCATGCACTTAATATTCATTCAACACACGTAACCAGCCTACTTTTATGGTGACCAGCCTTTCGTGGTGCTCTCCGTAACACTTTCTGAAGCAGTCATGGGCTGACAGGAGCTTTTTCTCGGCATCGTCAAGGCATTCCAGCTGGCCCAGGTGGAAATAGCACCAGACAATGTCCAGTTGCAGAACGGCATAATTATCCACCGTGGTGAGGAGGTCTGAGCAACATTCACTGAAAAGCAGAACATATTGGACAAAGATGCTGCACAGCTGCTGAAATGCAGGTGGGATTTAGAGGTGCTAGGGGTgtgccatacaggtagtcctcgacttacaacagttcgttttagCGACCGTTCgtaattacaacggcactaaaaatgtGCCTGGCTGACAGCATGTTTAAGATGACTGCAGCGCCACACAGGGTCACGTGTGATGatggccatttgtgaccttccaaggGAACGTCTGacgagccaagtcaatggggaagctggatttgcttaatgaccatgcgattcacttaacaacagccacGATTTGCTGTACGATGGTGGCAGAGAACGTAAGAATGGGTGCGGCTTGattttaactgccttgcttagcagcagaaatttggttCTCAacggtgattgtaagtcaagggctatcggTACAGCCACACATCGTATCAGGGATCTCGTAAGCCAGGGGGATAAAGACAGGATCCTGCACTGAACATCCGTGGGGCAGGATGTGTGAAATAGCATGACAGGAATGTAATCCCCAAAGAAGGGTATGGAGCAGCAGTGCCACCAAAGACACCAGTGAGCAGCCAAAATATAAACAAGGTAAGTGTGCGGTATACCCAACTCCAAAAGAAACACCCATGTGTCAGCTCCTTTCTCTGAGCCACAGCAATACAACTTTACAGAAGCCTCAGGTACCTCCAGGCAAACTGGCTAGAATGGGCTGAATGGAAACTGGTCCAAAGGCTGTTAGGAGGAGCTGAACTGGTTTCAGTCAGGGATGGTTAGAGGGTGGATCGTGTAGTCTTTCCTGCAGCTTCTCTAGAACTTTACGCCTACAGCTTGAGTTTGTGAGGTTCATGTTTGGGCTGGGAAAGAGATCGATATGCAACCTTGTTATGCCCTTTTCTTCAGACTTGCTAGCACAAGATGTCTCTTTCCAGGGGTGTTATTCACTTACTTTCATTACCGGTTTGCAAGTGTGAGAGCCTTCTGCACACGCGCTTTGCTCATACATGcactttctgcacatgtgctttgctcacgcatgcgctttccgcgcatgtgcccagcctcaaaaatgggcctaaataggacggcatagagctagggcaggtgggcaggcccacccgcaacttccgctgccggttcgcccgaaccggctgaataccacctgtctctttccctttccgagtacagatagtcctcgagttacaaccgcaATGGAGCCTGGCAATTATGGTTGCCAGTGGTGACAGTTGCAAAGTGGGTCACCGTGTGACCGGACCTGACTTTGCAACCGTTTTTACAGTGGtcaagcaaacccattgttcccTAGGAATCCATTTTTGCCagaagccaaaagtaaaaactggCTTCCGGCAAAACTCTCGTAAATCACAGTCGCCTACCTGACTGTGGGGCacagcaaacagccataaatgaggACTGGTTGCTGAGCgatcaaaatgcagtcatgtcacTGTGGGACATGGGAAGCTGGGAACTGAGGTCGGTAAGTAGcttttgtaacttcgaatgacCGTTAAGTaaccggttgtaagttgaggactacctgtagtgtgtTGCCGCATTCTGGGATTGTTGGTTCAGTGACAATGTCGCCCATAAAGCTAAAGACCAGGCTAGCTTTCAAAGCTGCCGTGcttctttcaattgttgtggGCTAAGCGCGTTTGGAAATGACAAGaacagaagcaaaatgtttttggcccattttaacaCATACATAAAATTGCTAGGCAAAGCACTATAATTAGTGCCGAAAGAAGTTTTGTGAAAGGAAAgtgagatatatatttttttttaccaaaagtGTTTATCCGCATCCAACAGGTACGGCAGTGCCAcagcatattctttttttttcaagaaagctCTGCCCTTCTCATGGTACCCCATAGCTATTAAAAGAGCCTGCCAAAAAACAAGGAGGAGGCGAAGAAACCTTTTACTCACAGCAAAGATTAACGAAATTGCTTTTCAAACAAAACACAGCAGGGTGGGGGAGGTGGACAGGCAGAAGAGAACACAGCTTTTGTGGAGTTCGTGCTTACTTTTTTGGCTTGTGGAGGAATCTGGATAGTTCTTCCAGTCTGATTTGCTATGTCCAGATAAGGTGCGGTGTCTGGATCAAAAGAATTTTCTGCAACAGAacatgcacataaaaaacaaacaaaccccgaaCACATTTCAATAAACCTTATTgaacttatttttaaataaataaaaggtgaagAACCTAAATTTTGAGGGCCACACAGCCCTTGCCCCAAGATTTTAGTGTAGGTATTGGAGATCCCCCAACATTATCATCAATGTTTAATGTGACAGAAAAGATACAATTTTGCAAgcgccacattttttttttaatgaaaatggtATGAAAATCTTGCTTCATTTAACTGCTGTCTTGGAGGGCTGTGCCAGCAAACTGTTCAAAGGGATAGGGTGGCTGTCAGCCTGGGAACAGATGAGCAATCATTACAAAAGTGGGGACCAAGAGGTTCTTGGTATGCCTATAAAACTAGGACCATGATGACTGATCTAAATCCCCTCATTCGCTACTCACAGACAAGAATTTTCATAGGAGTTTTCTAATCAGGAATCATGTTGCATCCCAAAAGGCTGAATTTTTCAATTTCTCAATTAAAGCTTTGTAATTCAAGGGAACGCGGTAGCTCAGGGGGCTAGGATGTTtaacttgtcaatcaaaaggtcggcaattcagcggttcgtgctgccatgtaacagggtgagctcctgttactagtcccagcttctgccaacctagcagttcgaaagcacataaaaaatgcaagtagaaaaatagggatcatctttggttggaaggtaacagcgttccatgtgtctttggcattgagtcatgccggccacatgaccacggagatgtcttctgacagcgctggctcttcggctttgaaacagagatgagcaccgccccctagagttgggaatgactagcacatatgtgtgaggggaacttttaccttttactaGCTTGGGCAGAAGTGCATGTCCAATGCTAATTACTACTAAACTGCAAAATGAATACAAGGTCAAGTCAAGGGGAAGACCAAGAAAATCATGGTTGGATGGAGTTGACAAGTTCTGTAAAAGGGAAAGGTGAggaatttaaaggaaaaaaaaagtagccTGAAAAGTGTTGAAAAtatgaaggaaaaaagaatgtgtgtgtgtgtgtgcgtatgtgtatCCTACTCTTAATAGCCTGGGACTTAAGGAAAAAGTTCCTTTACCTCTTTCAGCAAGTATTTCTAATCCCCTTTTTGTCCTCTGCATCCTTTGATTGATCTCTTTCTTCTTTAGAGCCTCTTGTTCATACTGTATCTCCTCTTCACGGATTTTTCTTCTGGCTTCTTCTTCACTCAGCTTCAGCTCGAGCACCATCACTTTGACATTGTGGGTGACACCCTGCTCTTCTAGTGTCTTTCCTGAAAAACGGAAGTGGATCGATGTTCCAGCCAAAGCCAACAGGAGGACTTCTGAAGTAAAAACCTCAGAGCATAGCAGTAGGAGCAACTTTATTCAGAAGTTGAACCAACAATTATTCTGAAAATGAACCACAAGATACATACCTAATTCCAGTTGTTTCTTGTTTATAATTACTTTAATGCAGTTTTCTTCAAATCCGTAAGTCTGTGCTATTCTGGGAAGAAGAACAATAGCTAGTAAAACCAATTCAGCTTCAAAATTATACAACTATgtaccttttgaaaaaacactagCTTTGCAACATTATCTTATATATATCAATTGCTTCTTGTTTATAATTACTTTAATGCAGTCTTCTTCAAATCCGTATTTCTTTGCTATTCTGGGAAGAAGTATAATAGTTAGGCAAAAAAATTCCACTTCATGATTATACTGCTGTGCACTTTTGGGCCATGTGATGCTTTAATAACACAGTGACTTATAACGGAAATTCCAgtcacaatcataagtggaagattATCTATACTCTGAAAATCTATTTCTATGTTCAAACTGAGGAACTGATAAAATAAACTTCTTCTATCTTTATACCTTTCTGAGACGGAATATACACAAATGATCCGTTTGGCATGTATGCTATGATATAATTATAGTATGcagttatataaaataaattacaggAACTTTTAGCAAAGCACTCAAGTGAACGGCAGATACTTACTGGGATCGCAGCTCTTTGCCTGTGATAACCAATTTGGTTTCCAGCATATTCTTTTGCGTCTATGAAAAACAGAAAATACTgattcatttaaaatataaaaggatATAAAAAATTAGGGATGTTCAATCATGTTGGCCTTATTTACTGAGCAGCACTGCTATATTAAAATTGCAATGTTTTCATTTTGGAATTCTGGATATTGTTCTGACTAGCATTGTTTACCATTTGTTTGGTTTCATTCCACTCCTTCctaacttttttcatttttttttatttttcaatttacatGCATTAGTAAACACAGAGCAAATGGGAATCTTAATATTCAGTCTagtcctacatacatacataaggcAGAGGAGGTaaaaaaatgagaagagaagagaaacaaaactgCAGTGCACAATGCAAACCTCAATTCTAGAATTAATGACAGTAATTATCCCTATGAAACCTaaaagaaaatgaggagaaaaagAATTTGGCAAAACCAATCTATACACAGACATTCTTGAAAATCTCTTCACTTGCAGATTGTTCCTGATATTGGTCctaccaaagcaggggtctccaaccatggcaactttaagcctggtgttgaaatccaccaggcttaaagttgccaaagttggagacccctgcactaaagtagCAGAAGCACCAATTTCAAGTAAATACACAGGTCCCTTGTCTTTAAGAATTCAATactgataatccttgatttatgaccactactgggaccaaaatttgtgttgctaagcaagaaggtTGTTAAGAGAGTCATCAACCGTTTTCATAACCTTGTTTTCcagggctgttaaatgaatcactgcagttgttaactgaattacatagttgttaacctaatccggTTGACGTTGCTTGTCCAAAGCCGGACGGAAAGGTtttgaatgttgatcatgtgactctggaacgctgcaactgttataaatacatgccagctgccaagtgcCCGAACTGTAAGCATAGGAACCTTTTTATGGATAGTTTTTAATGAATCACTGAAATAAATGTAGGCCACAAGAGAATAGTGAACATAGCAGCATGTTTTATATTCCCACTCAATGAAGGCTGGTGAAGGTTTCAGTCTTAGCCAGAAATTGTTGCCAAATgcatttcattgtttttattcaaTAATTTCATCTGGAGCTATATCCCCCTAATCAGCTGCCTTTTACAATCCCAGCGGGATTAACTAAGTTTTATTAATGTTTCCACAATATGTTTATCTATTATTACTTTAATCACTGCTGAGACAGTTGACTAAGTCTTACAGTAAACATGACCACATCAGCTGGGTTTGCCTAACACATGTTAGGCGAAAATGTAGACAGTCATTTTCTGGTTCAGCGTGTAATGAGAACAGAAGTAATATTTTGTCTTGAGTGGTTGCATCTTCTGGGCTTATGAAAGAAAGTCAATTCCGGGGAATTCTTACCCTATTCTCTTATACATAAATAAActaatccagaggtctccaaccttggcaactttaagacttgtggacttcaactcccagtccacaagtcttaaagttgccaaggttggagacccctgaactaaacagCCTCATTTTTCTGTTGAAGGCTGTattggtggaaggaaagagatgacCAGAAGCAAGATGATTGGACACAAGTTACGGTAGAAAAGTGGGTGCCattggaagagctgaaggaccTACGTTGAGGAGGAAGTCTTCCTGGAGAATGTAATATAGCTGCTGGGCAACACCAAATTGATAGCATATAATCAATTAATAAATCAATGCAAAGTTCCCCCTCGCTTGAAAAGTCTAtaatgttgtcccaaaggtgctttttcaagaggcaactggactttctggtttttctttgaagacgttttgcttctcatccaagaagcttcttcagctcaaagaaaaagcagggaagtccagttgcctcttgaaaaagcacctttgggacaaccatgacctggatgattgagaatctccacagacatctacAATGttgggatagaaggaaggaaagagatgaagATGACCAGCATTAAAGTGGATGGACTCTGTTAAGAGTGACGATGGGGATgttggaagagctgaaggacAGACTGTCAAAGAGAAAAATCTATCTATGAAACTATTAAGAATCAACAGCGGTCTGATGACATGTAACCAATCAACTGTCTCATTTCTCTGTATATAAATCAGATATATACTTAATCCGCAAGTTACAACCATAATGCAGCCTGCTCAGTTTCATATTTTttatggtggtcattaagtgaacatacTGATTGTGAGTGAATCTATTGTTTGTGATTGGTACCGTTTTGCTAAAAACTGCAAGTGACTGATTTTGAGCAAAACTGTCCTAGAACAATGGCCATATGACTGGTAGTAGGGACGCGACCATCAGAATGGTGGATCCAGCTCATAGGTCTgcaggttgtaactttgaatggtagcTAAGCAACCAGTCGACTTACAACTGTATTATTGTTCAGGTATTTGGCAAAAATGCACATGCTTCATGCTGATTGGACAGACTTTTCTTCAGATAACGGGAAGCAGCTGCTTACTTTACCCATCCTTGAAGGTAAGGCTACTTCAAGGGTTGCCACGCCCGTTGACTTATAAGCTTCATTTCCCATTCCTCTCTCGACAGCTTTGCAACGTATTTCTTCCAGAAGAGCTCCTATTTCATTGTCATTGTAATTGAGCCTGGCTGAATATTGCCGGGTGAGATCCTAGGACAATAAAAAATGAATCTGTTAAGAATACAAAAAACCATAAAAATGCATGACGCGACAGGAGAAGCAATGTGCTTGCTTACCTTCAACTCCTCTCCAGCTTCCTTGTTGCTGTTGGTATATGGAGGCTTCCATAGCTGAATTTTGTCTTCACGCAAATAGCTTTTCAGCTTCGCTGCAAGAAACTTGTTCTGTGCCATCCTGGCATAAAAAAACGAAACAAAAGGAAAACATTAAACTTGGTGTGAGCCTAGTTCAtatataggtggtcctcaacttacaaccacttgtTTAG
Above is a window of Ahaetulla prasina isolate Xishuangbanna chromosome 4, ASM2864084v1, whole genome shotgun sequence DNA encoding:
- the NUB1 gene encoding NEDD8 ultimate buster 1, whose amino-acid sequence is MAQNKFLAAKLKSYLREDKIQLWKPPYTNSNKEAGEELKDLTRQYSARLNYNDNEIGALLEEIRCKAVERGMGNEAYKSTGVATLEVALPSRMGKTQKNMLETKLVITGKELRSQIAQTYGFEENCIKVIINKKQLELGKTLEEQGVTHNVKVMVLELKLSEEEARRKIREEEIQYEQEALKKKEINQRMQRTKRGLEILAERENSFDPDTAPYLDIANQTGRTIQIPPQAKKALLIAMGYHEKGRAFLKKKEYAVALPYLLDADKHFCECCSDLLTTVDNYAVLQLDIVWCYFHLGQLECLDDAEKKLLSAHDCFRKCYGEHHERLVTIKGSSGREKALFLRLYLLEGISHYHNGREKEAAECLQRAHSLFQELVIDPEKINSLLLLGFSAQEARLGLRACDGHLEHAANHISNRREEKALIRREEKAKRRRQLEGINSLKSMGYSERAAREALHKSKGNIEEAVKVLLDNPQLLLSNDDASTPGEEFQVPQQSIEQLVYMGFNPGIAEQALKVFRGNIQLAVQTLLHYGGSLPADLQTPSDSTSTSNESSSSKDSPTDSAGTSGASTDEDMEVDAVSEILEDIPEHEEDYLDLTLEEEEVVINEYLSYIRHLQIPSK